TAATAATGATCTTGGCACAAACGTGAgcctaaattatttaaattgtcaatAATGTATTCATTGGAGAGGCCTGTTAAGgcttacaataacataaaatttcacACCACATAGCGGTAAAAGAGCCTGCtttgaacaaataattacaatgttaAAATTTACATGAACTACACACTCGTAACGTATTTGCCTATTAACAGATGCTTGTGTTACGCTAGGTTCTTAGTAGACAacactttacttttatttctttgatcaACAATATTGTGTCTGTATTAAGATACCTTTATTTGCCAGCATTCGGAATTAAAAACACAAACCCCTAACATTTCTGTTTAATCTTTAACTAAACCTGCAGAGCTGAAAACTAAGCAATGTTATTCTCCAGTGAGTGTGACTGACTAGCGTCTACTAACATTTCGTGACGACCACGTGacgtctttaatattttttctatgcaTTGATAACAttgctataatataatagtggCTATTGAGTAACAACTAGGGTTGAATGTGTCGCTCGAGTTATCAAGTGCAGCCATAAACCACCGACCTTTTGACACACAATTATCACTAGTTTTGAGAGGATAACAGATTTAAAGCGGGTAGGTACACACCGCATTCACCGTCCCGACAGAGCCGTGTCTAGTAGTAAATATgtggaaatataattattacttcgTGATATTAACTTTAATGCTCAGTGAATATCCTTCTAAAACGCGAGGTATGGgtagtaataatattgtgataatatttatgtgaagCAGAAGTGTTATTCGGTATTTTATTCTCAGCTTTTAGGACTTTTAAAGAAGATGgtacagaaattattttggcGCTCGAAAATGAGAAAGTGGTTATAGGATGCAGTTCTGACATGCCTATGGGTTACTGTGGATTTATACATCCCAATGGGACGCGATACtcgtaagtaaaaaaatatttttattcacattaaGTTTACAACTTCGGATTGGCCGCCTAGGACCCTTTGAATTTTGATTTcaacttgaaataaattaaaattaaattaattgaatttaattatggttaagaaaatacatttagatattttttaacacttaTCATATGTAGGGATTGCCCATCCAGCCACCTTCAGTAGGTAGAGTACTTAAGCTTTAGTTTATCCTGCTTGTGTCGAGGAATGTAGCAGAAGTATCTAGTACTACTTAGATACACAtaaaatcatcatcaatcaCTTACCTATTTCCTTGTAAGATATTTAACTCATCACCCATCAGTTATTACATCAATGGAAACAACTAGCCAAAGGTATGATTTataattacctacttataataaatcggTCACTTTTTTAGTCAACCATAAAAATAACCGTATAATTAAGACTAATTAATTAGTCCTACTCGACTTTTGAATAGGCATACGTCATAAAATCTGCCTATTCAGTACATtgtaggtaggtaaataaagAGATTATTTCAGTAAGGAGTTgacataagttattataataatatattttatggctATTTCAATGTGATAACCAACGATATATTACAGTATCGCCGCGGCAACAAACGACTAGGTgttataggtaaataataataatatgtggaaTTAACTATTGTTTGATCTATTTATTGATCTATTGTAGTTAtcattacaaacatattatagcTGAAGACTTATCTTCAGctgcatacaaatatttatactagAACTTAAAACGCGGTAAACTTTTCGATGGGTAACCAAACCATTGTCCTATTCTTTAACACCCTAGGATCGAAAACTAAATTCCCTGTTTGCAGTCTTATTAAATTAACAGGGCTGTGTCAGATTTACAGGACTGGATACGAATTATGGCAAATGTGCCATCAAGATCAGCGCTTCAAAGAACGACGCGGGAATATGGCGTTGTCACATAGGAGGAAAGACAGCCGGCGTGGAACAGCTAAAGGCCATCAAATTGAGGGTCGTGAACCCAATGGCTGCCGTCAAAAGTAATATCACGGCTGTACATGGAAAGTCTGTTACACTGTTTTGTACCACCACTAGAGGTCTGGTCCCTCTAAAGTATTGTCGGTTTGAACCACCCAAGGATTCGCCGTTCAGCATCGATTCGACTGCCACGGAGGCTAAGTAAGTTGCCATGCATACTGTATGATTAAATTTTACTGGTGTCCCGTAAAATCCCGTACTAAGCATTATAGGAAGTCCTACAAGTGTATAGAATCATGGATTTACTAGTTGAAATAACAACCAGAacctgaatatttttgtttggacTTCGTGGGGATCGAACGCAAGTATTAGAATTCCATAGCAATTAGCAAAACCTTAAATATCTATTGCAATTTGCAGTATGGCCGTTATTCGATCTGGTACCTGATGATTTCTGTTCCAGTCCTCTTCTTAAGAGATTCTACTTCCCGGCGAACAAGAGCTTAGACCGCGGAGACTGTGCAGTCACTATTCGTAAAGTAAAGTATGAAGATGTCGGCAAATGGACATGTTGTGCCGGACTGGACGACGGCAAAGAGTACACTGATGTCATTAAGTTTGAAGTTGAAGGTTTgtataataagtacctacttatttagtCTTTGTTCATTAGGCCAACGCACCTTAAGTGTTCCGTATCTAGTGATGTACTGTCTGGTTTCGTTTTTTGTCGGGGGAAAACCACAGCCtgtaggtaaaataataaataaatataacccatatgtctcactgctgggcaaggatctcctcccgtaatgagggaggggttaggccttatgTGTGAAAAAGGTTAACCACTAtccaaaatgttttttgtttatattagtaGCTAAAGTACgtgtttattaaaagtaataggTAACAAAACTGCTCCAGCATCCTAATTAATGTCTGCAATTTTTTCAAGGTATGGTTTTAAACCATAGTCCTAAGAGCACTGTCCCCTTGATTCAAAGACAGTTAGCGGTGAGTGGGCTGGttttcaaatgtaaatattaatttgatttctTCGCTTTTCTGAGTGTTTCTTCTTTGGGTTTGCCTCGCACTGAAAGGTTTCTGCTTAGCATCTTATTTTTCGTTTTGCAATTCTATACTTTTTAGATAGAGAGAAAGTACAATCATTGAGGTAAGTTACTGACAACTCCAGATTTCAAGTGTGATGTGTGtgcaatttttacaaataatcgCTTTGAGTGAGTTTTTAAAAGGGtacttatttacaatattttatacgaggTATAGAGTAATATTAATCTGAAATCAAGTTACTCGTAGACAGACAAGTTAAAATTAGATactcagtagcgcgattctctacggtcggtactgtcgaatatgaaaattttatacaacgtgtcccaaaactcaacgtcaaaacgaaaacctgagtaAAGCCGAGTGGTGTTAgctctcaaaaaaaaaaaatctatctcatgtagtttcaaaatgacaaccatttttgtaaattgccaCCTTCTGGTGAGTTTACGtctacaaatgacttcttttctagttctttttttgtgtggagtattcctaagtaacgctactacaaatttcaattcattatttgcacacaacttcattggaatttctgaaaatatcccttttatggcgaactatgccttgaaaatatttcatcacttAACTTTGACAGTCAGTCCtgaaaaatttatattaattaatatttttttatattttttaagagcCAACATCACTCGGCCTtactcaggttttcgttttgacgttgagttttgggacacgttgtataaatgtactgccaaaatagttactgcGGCGCcgactagaggcgctgatcagtcatcagattttctttcaaaattttgTCGATAGCGGTTGTCTCTGGTCGATAGTtctagagaatcgagctactggtatGTCTGGTATGCTTTTACATACGTTTATTATGTAAAGGTACGGTTTATTCAGGTAAGTTCAAAATGGTCTTGTCGAAGTAATATCGCCTTGAACGGTTTTGTCGCAAAAATACTAAGTAAAGAATACTAatacttacaattattattcCTCCCAGGTTTATACACGATGTCAACAGCATCAGCTACCGGTATAACTTTCGGAGCACTTGGCATAATAGCTTTTCTATCCATCCTTGGTATCGTTGCGTGGAAAAAGCGTAACCTGCTTGGCAGCGTGCAGCCTGACGTATCTGCGGAGTCTCATGAGCTAGAACAGTTGCCAAGTAGACCTACACCCAGTCCACAGGCAACTCCTCACAGAAGTCTTCCGGCAGTGACTATTGAGTCACCTTCCGAACAATCAGAACCGGGAACTACGTCGCCTTTAGTACAACAAGTAGAAgaatagttatataaaaattaggTTTATTCGATGTCGTAAAATCTGCCGAGATTTTGAGATGAAGTAGGTATAAAATCGCCGGGTCCGGTGGTTATGTAATAAAGATTatctattttatacataattattcaagtaataaaatttgtacagtataaatatttggcttgtaatattttttaattgtctgATTGTATTTTCAAATGTAGGCCTTTTAGAGTGACACTGCGATTACAAGCTAATTATATGTGCCAAAGGTTGTTTACTATGGAACAAAACGCActtgtacctattatattatttgtttattatcaaCTTATATTGagtttattcataattttataattgttgtaTGTTTCGTGAATAAGAGTTTGTGTCATGTTGACTACATGTCTAtaagaataaaacatattttatttaacttacttttttattttatattatgagtaaGTGCCAGACTTTTGGCACCGTGACTCTTTCGTCACtcatattaatatatcaaaatactACTATAGTGTCGTCCAATAGGGTACTTGACTACGactcaaatcagctactctttataaaataacacattttactatagaaatacggtttaatgacgtcacagtttcgtattttagTTAATATCAAAAGAGCGCATAATAAAATcaagtctgtaataattacaatttcaagattatttaagaaaaaaaattacacatatgagtatac
Above is a window of Anticarsia gemmatalis isolate Benzon Research Colony breed Stoneville strain chromosome 7, ilAntGemm2 primary, whole genome shotgun sequence DNA encoding:
- the LOC142974340 gene encoding uncharacterized protein LOC142974340, yielding MWKYNYYFVILTLMLSEYPSKTRAFRTFKEDGTEIILALENEKVVIGCSSDMPMGYCGFIHPNGTRYSFTGLDTNYGKCAIKISASKNDAGIWRCHIGGKTAGVEQLKAIKLRVVNPMAAVKSNITAVHGKSVTLFCTTTRGLVPLKYCRFEPPKDSPFSIDSTATEANPLLKRFYFPANKSLDRGDCAVTIRKVKYEDVGKWTCCAGLDDGKEYTDVIKFEVEGLYTMSTASATGITFGALGIIAFLSILGIVAWKKRNLLGSVQPDVSAESHELEQLPSRPTPSPQATPHRSLPAVTIESPSEQSEPGTTSPLVQQVEE